A single window of Vibrio alfacsensis DNA harbors:
- a CDS encoding aldehyde dehydrogenase family protein — translation MIYAQPGSENAIVNFKTHYDNYIGGEWVKPTSGEYFDNTSPINGQSYCKVARSSEADINLALDAAHNVRAQWAKTSVTERANILLKIADRIEQNLEELAVAETWENGKPVRETLAADLPLVVDHFRYFAGCIRAQEGSAAELDEHTASYHFPEPIGVVGQIIPWNFPMLMAAWKLAPALAAGCCVVLKPAEQTPTSILVLMEKIGDLLPAGVVNVVNGFGSEAGQALATSNRIAKLAFTGSTEVGNHILKCAAESLIPSTVELGGKSPNIYFPDVFDHEDEYLDKCIEGTLLAFFNQGEVCTCPSRVLVHESVYDKFIAKVAERAKTIKQGNPLDTDTQVGAQASQEQFDKILSYLEIGRQEGAKVVFGGEVAKQENDLEQGYYIQPTLLEGHNKMRVFQEEIFGPVIAVTTFKDEAEALAIANDTEYGLGAGVWTRDQNLAYRMGRNIEAGRIWINCYHAYPAHAAFGGYKKSGIGRETHKMMLDHYQNTKNLLISYDVNPLGFF, via the coding sequence ATGATCTATGCACAACCAGGTAGTGAGAATGCCATTGTTAATTTTAAAACGCATTACGATAACTACATCGGTGGCGAATGGGTAAAACCGACCAGTGGCGAATATTTTGATAATACATCCCCAATCAATGGTCAGTCGTATTGTAAAGTGGCTCGTTCATCTGAAGCGGACATTAACCTTGCATTGGATGCCGCTCACAATGTAAGAGCGCAGTGGGCAAAAACCAGTGTTACTGAGCGAGCCAACATTCTACTGAAAATTGCAGACCGAATTGAACAAAACCTCGAAGAGCTCGCGGTGGCGGAGACTTGGGAAAACGGCAAGCCCGTTCGCGAAACACTCGCGGCAGATTTACCTTTGGTTGTGGATCATTTCCGCTATTTTGCTGGCTGTATCCGTGCGCAAGAGGGCAGCGCTGCTGAGCTTGATGAGCATACCGCGAGTTATCATTTCCCAGAACCTATCGGCGTGGTTGGCCAGATCATACCTTGGAACTTTCCAATGCTGATGGCGGCATGGAAACTTGCGCCTGCGTTGGCCGCTGGTTGTTGTGTGGTACTTAAACCTGCGGAACAAACACCTACGTCGATTTTGGTTCTCATGGAAAAAATTGGCGATCTTCTGCCCGCTGGTGTTGTGAACGTGGTCAATGGTTTTGGTTCCGAGGCAGGCCAAGCACTGGCAACCAGTAACCGAATCGCCAAGTTGGCATTCACCGGATCAACGGAAGTCGGTAACCACATCCTTAAGTGTGCGGCTGAAAGTTTGATTCCGTCGACGGTAGAGTTAGGTGGTAAGTCGCCAAATATCTATTTCCCTGATGTGTTTGATCACGAAGATGAGTACCTAGATAAGTGTATTGAGGGCACATTGCTCGCGTTCTTTAACCAAGGCGAAGTGTGTACCTGTCCGTCTCGCGTCTTGGTGCATGAATCGGTCTATGACAAATTTATTGCTAAAGTTGCCGAGCGCGCGAAAACCATCAAGCAGGGCAATCCGTTAGATACCGATACTCAAGTTGGCGCACAAGCATCGCAAGAACAGTTCGATAAGATTCTTAGTTATTTAGAAATTGGTCGCCAAGAGGGAGCGAAAGTGGTGTTTGGCGGTGAAGTTGCTAAACAAGAAAACGACTTGGAACAAGGTTACTACATTCAGCCAACCTTGTTAGAGGGCCATAACAAGATGCGCGTGTTCCAAGAGGAGATATTTGGACCAGTTATCGCGGTTACTACCTTTAAAGATGAAGCCGAAGCGCTCGCTATTGCGAACGACACGGAATATGGTTTAGGGGCAGGTGTGTGGACGCGCGATCAAAACCTAGCTTATCGCATGGGGCGCAACATTGAAGCAGGTCGTATTTGGATTAACTGTTACCACGCTTATCCTGCACATGCTGCATTTGGTGGCTACAAGAAGTCAGGCATCGGCCGAGAGACTCATAAAATGATGCTCGATCACTATCAAAATACCAAGAACTTGTTAATCAGCTATGACGTTAACCCGCTCGGATTTTTCTAA
- a CDS encoding TAXI family TRAP transporter solute-binding subunit — MLKLKHIAVAASLAALSTSFSVSAKDTFVTIGTGGVTGVYYPTGGAICRLVNKSRADHGIRCSVESTGGSIYNINTIRAGELDLGIAQSDWQYHAYNGSSKFEDNGPFKELRAVFSVHPEPFTVVARKDADIKTFDDLKGKRVNIGNPGSGQRGTMEVLMKEYGWTNDDFKLVSELKASEQSKALCDNKIDAMIYTVGHPSGAIKEATTSCDSEIVTVAGPKVDKLVDDNSFYRIANVPGGMYRGSPEDVQTFGVGATFVSSSAVPDEVVYNVVKAVFENFDDFRRLHPAFANLKKEEMVKDGLSAPLHPGAEKYYKEVGLIK; from the coding sequence ATGTTAAAACTCAAGCATATTGCTGTTGCGGCTTCCCTTGCTGCTCTTAGTACAAGTTTTTCCGTTTCTGCAAAAGATACGTTCGTCACCATTGGTACGGGCGGTGTAACTGGTGTGTATTACCCAACGGGTGGTGCAATTTGTCGCCTAGTAAACAAATCACGAGCTGACCACGGTATTCGTTGCTCTGTCGAGAGTACGGGTGGTTCTATTTATAACATCAATACGATTCGCGCTGGTGAGCTAGATTTGGGCATCGCTCAGTCTGACTGGCAATACCATGCTTACAATGGTTCAAGTAAATTTGAAGATAACGGGCCATTTAAAGAGCTTCGCGCCGTATTTTCTGTTCACCCAGAACCGTTTACGGTAGTAGCTCGTAAAGACGCTGACATCAAGACATTTGATGACCTAAAAGGCAAACGTGTAAACATCGGTAACCCTGGTTCAGGTCAGCGCGGCACAATGGAAGTGTTGATGAAAGAGTACGGTTGGACGAATGATGATTTCAAATTGGTGTCAGAGTTGAAAGCATCAGAGCAATCGAAAGCTCTGTGTGATAACAAAATTGACGCAATGATCTACACCGTTGGTCACCCGAGTGGCGCAATCAAAGAAGCGACCACCTCGTGTGACAGTGAAATCGTTACCGTTGCGGGTCCAAAAGTCGATAAGTTGGTTGATGATAACAGCTTCTACCGTATCGCAAATGTACCAGGTGGGATGTACCGAGGATCTCCAGAAGATGTTCAAACATTTGGTGTCGGTGCAACTTTTGTTTCATCATCGGCAGTGCCGGATGAAGTGGTCTACAACGTGGTGAAAGCGGTATTTGAAAACTTTGATGACTTCCGCCGTCTACACCCTGCATTTGCAAACTTGAAGAAAGAAGAAATGGTGAAAGATGGTCTTTCTGCGCCTCTTCATCCTGGTGCAGAGAAATACTATAAAGAAGTGGGCCTGATTAAATAA
- a CDS encoding sulfite exporter TauE/SafE family protein — protein MLLEFALLFAAGVVGGIMNSVAGGGSFITFPALMAVGVPPIIANATNTYASCAGYISGAIGFREEILKNKQELMFTISFSLIGGAIGAYLLLNTPESVFLEAIPWLLLFATVLFLTGSRMTHAIKSLTKGSKHAGILGIIALSLLLVGVSAYGGFFNAGLGVIVLSYLVVAGHQDINLMNGLKLLVSTCVSLIAIVIFVANGSIDWTKGSVVMAGTLVGGYLAARVSRQLNPIHVKAFVALSSTIITIYFFIDVYA, from the coding sequence ATGCTACTTGAATTTGCACTCTTGTTTGCTGCTGGGGTTGTAGGAGGAATCATGAACTCGGTCGCTGGTGGTGGTAGCTTTATTACGTTTCCAGCGCTTATGGCTGTTGGTGTTCCGCCAATCATCGCAAATGCGACTAATACTTATGCTTCTTGTGCAGGATACATTAGTGGGGCTATCGGTTTTCGAGAGGAGATCCTAAAAAACAAACAAGAACTGATGTTCACTATCTCGTTCAGTTTGATTGGTGGCGCGATTGGTGCTTACCTCTTACTTAACACGCCAGAATCCGTTTTTCTCGAAGCCATCCCGTGGCTACTTTTGTTCGCTACCGTGCTATTTTTAACTGGTTCACGCATGACACATGCCATCAAGTCACTGACGAAAGGTTCTAAACATGCGGGTATTCTTGGGATTATCGCACTCAGTTTACTGCTCGTTGGGGTGTCAGCATATGGTGGTTTCTTTAATGCTGGATTAGGGGTCATTGTATTAAGCTATTTAGTTGTGGCTGGCCATCAAGACATCAATCTAATGAATGGGCTTAAACTATTGGTTTCTACCTGTGTGTCCCTTATCGCTATCGTCATCTTCGTCGCCAATGGCTCAATTGATTGGACCAAGGGCAGCGTTGTAATGGCTGGTACTTTAGTAGGTGGCTACTTAGCGGCTCGTGTCTCTCGGCAACTAAACCCTATCCACGTAAAAGCGTTTGTCGCACTATCATCAACGATCATTACGATTTACTTCTTTATTGACGTCTATGCCTAA
- a CDS encoding HD domain-containing phosphohydrolase, giving the protein MKFEAVTSHKFSIRFTVGSLFIFATTVTALLGIGMQYYFSKQMAEENVLTRLSMTAAEVSSHIHQIDINATSTASILRSIVDYSQTTFSEQEVRSVFIEVLGDNPEFYSLYYANQDEDFYQIINLHPSLNIRDKIGATNDERWVVIKVNGAGDARLKSTSYYTQDLQQTRQTEEKSNFYPTRRPWFDKAPRDNVYKTDPYLFQHLKITGQSYSVRSKGSVIGVDMVLSSVIDKISSSEFGMMADSGVESFIFNNRGEVIASNVDIDTGLKMPDSIPLALTQRERKLIESKGTLVVSNQNDWAPYDFSQAGKPDGYAIDVLRLIAQRTGIKLDFVNGFNSMELEGKYTKGEIDILQPIVGSHEASGIKSVPIFKVEPAVASTVGNLMPQTLSDLSDFKLGVVAGFGMKEWVLERFPSANVVELTNLDAAKRALHKGEIEYLVDSYLTLREMENLAELTQAKVVKLKEPSIEFSFLMKQENKDMMYIINQVINEITPIQKAILAAKWFRSEQWRGSFIPYPQVYQYVTQDDKHRVMNEVEIKGQDKFLYITRLPSPRGTSDFFAVLVPGDMVTDAVTSRLLKAIAISAFAMAILLPAAWKFGSPIVRPILALREETKKIKQRKFDLLTPVKTRIKEVSELSDSISKMSDEIQQHEKQQEEFVESFIKLIAQAIDDKSPYTAGHCNRVPEIGLMLAEVAEQCQTGSLKDFHFKDDDERREFRIAAWLHDCGKITTPEHIVDKGTKLEANYNRIHEVRTRFEVLRRDAEIDYLKAIYEHKTDPQNAFKAYAKRTHQLEMDFEFIANANVGGEFMGEDKIARIRQIANQTWVRHFDDGIGLSPIEEMNRQPNNHNLPVIEKLLDDKPDHIINRTREMEFDPKFGIKMKIPTHQYNLGEMYNLCISRGTLTEEDRFKINEHMISGIKMLEALPFPPELCRVPRYASTHHETLKGTGYPRKLTADDLSIPERILVIADIFEALTAADRPYKKAKPVSVAIDIMYKMALDDHLDMELFMLFLESGVYLQYAKSHMPEQQIDDVDIQKYKQNV; this is encoded by the coding sequence GTGAAATTTGAAGCTGTAACATCTCACAAGTTTTCTATTCGATTTACCGTTGGAAGTTTATTCATCTTTGCCACCACCGTGACAGCATTGCTTGGGATCGGCATGCAGTACTATTTCAGTAAGCAAATGGCGGAAGAAAACGTTCTTACTCGTTTGAGCATGACCGCCGCTGAAGTCAGTAGTCATATTCATCAAATCGATATCAATGCAACCAGTACCGCGAGCATATTGCGCAGTATCGTTGATTACAGTCAGACGACCTTTAGTGAGCAAGAAGTTCGAAGCGTATTTATTGAGGTACTGGGCGACAACCCAGAATTTTACAGCTTGTATTACGCGAATCAGGATGAAGATTTTTACCAAATCATTAATTTACATCCATCGCTTAATATTAGAGACAAAATCGGTGCAACTAATGATGAACGCTGGGTTGTCATTAAAGTAAATGGGGCGGGAGACGCTCGATTGAAAAGCACGAGTTATTACACCCAAGACTTACAGCAAACACGTCAGACAGAAGAGAAGAGTAATTTTTATCCAACGAGACGGCCTTGGTTTGATAAAGCGCCAAGAGACAATGTTTATAAAACGGATCCTTACTTATTTCAGCACCTAAAAATCACAGGGCAATCTTATTCTGTGCGAAGTAAAGGTTCTGTCATTGGTGTCGATATGGTGTTGTCTTCTGTCATCGATAAAATTTCTTCTTCTGAGTTTGGAATGATGGCTGATAGTGGTGTTGAATCTTTTATCTTTAACAATCGTGGTGAAGTCATCGCCTCCAATGTGGATATAGATACGGGGTTGAAAATGCCAGATTCCATACCCTTGGCATTAACACAACGGGAACGTAAGCTCATTGAGAGCAAGGGAACACTGGTAGTTTCTAATCAAAATGACTGGGCACCCTATGATTTCTCACAAGCGGGCAAGCCTGACGGTTATGCGATTGATGTATTGAGACTGATTGCTCAGAGAACAGGAATCAAGCTGGATTTTGTTAATGGCTTCAACTCGATGGAGCTTGAGGGAAAATACACCAAAGGAGAGATTGACATACTTCAGCCTATTGTGGGGAGTCATGAGGCATCGGGTATAAAAAGTGTCCCTATATTTAAGGTCGAACCTGCGGTTGCCTCCACGGTTGGCAATTTGATGCCACAGACGCTGAGTGATTTATCTGATTTTAAACTAGGGGTCGTGGCAGGTTTCGGTATGAAAGAGTGGGTGCTAGAACGTTTTCCAAGTGCCAATGTTGTAGAGTTGACTAACTTAGATGCGGCTAAACGCGCCTTGCACAAAGGAGAAATTGAATACCTTGTTGATAGCTATTTAACACTTAGAGAAATGGAAAATTTGGCGGAACTCACTCAAGCAAAAGTCGTTAAATTGAAAGAGCCAAGTATTGAATTTTCTTTCCTGATGAAGCAAGAAAATAAAGACATGATGTACATCATTAATCAGGTGATTAACGAGATTACGCCTATACAAAAAGCCATTTTAGCGGCGAAATGGTTTCGCTCAGAACAATGGCGGGGGAGCTTCATACCGTATCCGCAAGTATACCAATACGTCACTCAGGATGATAAGCATCGAGTTATGAATGAGGTCGAAATTAAAGGGCAAGATAAGTTTCTCTATATTACGCGATTGCCATCTCCCCGTGGCACAAGCGACTTTTTTGCTGTATTGGTGCCGGGAGACATGGTTACTGATGCCGTAACCAGTCGCTTATTGAAAGCGATAGCCATTTCCGCATTTGCAATGGCGATACTCCTGCCTGCTGCTTGGAAGTTTGGGTCGCCAATTGTTCGACCTATTCTTGCACTGCGAGAAGAGACAAAAAAAATTAAACAGCGTAAGTTTGATCTGTTAACGCCCGTTAAGACAAGAATTAAAGAAGTGTCTGAACTGTCTGATTCCATCTCAAAGATGTCGGATGAGATACAGCAACATGAGAAACAGCAAGAAGAGTTTGTAGAGTCGTTTATCAAGCTTATCGCTCAAGCCATCGATGATAAATCTCCTTATACAGCGGGGCATTGTAACCGTGTTCCTGAAATTGGTTTAATGCTTGCTGAAGTCGCTGAGCAGTGCCAAACAGGATCGCTTAAAGACTTTCATTTTAAGGACGATGATGAGCGTCGGGAATTTCGTATCGCGGCATGGCTACATGATTGTGGAAAAATAACCACGCCGGAGCATATTGTCGACAAAGGGACAAAATTAGAAGCAAATTATAATCGTATCCATGAGGTCAGAACGCGATTTGAAGTTTTGAGGCGTGATGCCGAAATTGATTATCTAAAAGCCATTTATGAGCATAAAACTGATCCACAAAATGCATTCAAGGCTTACGCAAAACGAACCCATCAACTTGAAATGGATTTTGAGTTTATCGCGAACGCAAACGTGGGCGGCGAGTTTATGGGGGAAGATAAAATTGCTCGAATACGGCAAATCGCCAATCAAACGTGGGTACGACATTTTGACGATGGTATTGGATTGTCACCCATAGAAGAGATGAATCGCCAACCAAATAACCACAACCTTCCTGTGATTGAAAAACTACTTGATGACAAGCCCGATCACATTATCAACCGAACACGTGAAATGGAGTTTGATCCGAAGTTCGGAATAAAAATGAAAATACCCACTCATCAATATAATTTGGGTGAAATGTACAATCTCTGCATTTCAAGGGGTACGCTAACGGAAGAAGATCGATTTAAAATCAACGAACACATGATCAGCGGAATAAAAATGTTAGAAGCTCTTCCGTTTCCTCCAGAGTTATGCCGGGTGCCACGTTATGCTTCAACTCACCATGAAACCTTAAAAGGGACGGGTTACCCACGGAAACTAACGGCGGATGATCTCTCGATCCCGGAAAGAATCTTAGTTATTGCGGACATATTTGAAGCATTAACCGCTGCAGATAGACCCTATAAAAAAGCGAAGCCAGTCAGTGTAGCTATCGATATTATGTACAAAATGGCGCTCGATGATCACCTCGATATGGAGTTGTTCATGCTATTTTTGGAAAGCGGTGTGTACTTACAATACGCAAAATCTCATATGCCTGAGCAGCAAATTGATGATGTAGACATTCAGAAATACAAACAAAATGTGTAA
- a CDS encoding GntR family transcriptional regulator: MNTELKARTTNAVSDKEKTKSTTLMDTLVDSIVNGVIPSGSKISEPELAKQYQVSRGPLREAMMRLEGLGLIERIPHVGARVIKLSPEKLIELYAVREALEGMAARLAARHITLEELHRLEMLLSTHSQHIDEVEGASYFHQHGDFDFHYLIIQASRNSKLISLLCNELYHLLRMYRYQSPRAQSRPNEALKEHEYILQAIRNRDEELAEMLMRRHISGSRKLIEAQILHSESQD; the protein is encoded by the coding sequence ATGAATACAGAATTGAAAGCTCGCACTACAAATGCGGTTTCTGATAAAGAAAAGACGAAGTCGACAACATTGATGGACACGCTGGTGGATTCTATCGTCAATGGTGTGATTCCATCGGGAAGTAAAATATCAGAACCCGAGCTTGCCAAGCAGTATCAAGTGAGCCGTGGTCCATTAAGAGAAGCAATGATGCGTCTTGAAGGGCTTGGCCTTATCGAACGAATCCCACATGTCGGGGCTCGAGTCATCAAGCTTTCTCCTGAAAAATTGATAGAACTGTATGCGGTACGTGAAGCGCTAGAGGGAATGGCCGCTCGATTGGCTGCGCGACATATTACCCTTGAGGAATTACACCGTTTAGAAATGCTATTGTCGACACATTCTCAACATATCGACGAAGTAGAAGGGGCGTCCTATTTTCATCAGCATGGTGATTTTGATTTCCACTACCTCATTATTCAAGCAAGCCGAAACAGTAAATTAATCTCTCTTCTGTGTAACGAGCTATACCATCTACTGCGTATGTATCGTTATCAATCTCCTCGCGCACAATCTCGTCCTAATGAAGCTCTAAAAGAGCACGAATACATTTTGCAAGCGATTCGCAATCGTGATGAAGAACTTGCAGAAATGCTAATGAGAAGACACATCTCAGGCAGCAGAAAGCTGATTGAGGCACAAATCTTACATTCAGAAAGTCAAGACTAG
- the prpB gene encoding methylisocitrate lyase, with product MSLSPGAKFRLAVEQNNPLQIVGTINPYAAMMAKNVGHQAIYLSGGGIANASYGLPDLGITTLNDVLADVDRITNACDLPLLVDIDTGFGGAFNIARTIKAMEKAGAAAVHIEDQVAQKRCGHRPNKAIVSQQEMVDRIKAAVDARQDESFVIMARTDALAVEGMDSAIERAIAYVKAGADMIFPEAMNQLEQYQRFSAALEQATGKHVPILANITEFGQTPLYGCEELSQSNVDMVLYPLSAFRAMNKAAENVYKHLLEVGNQEALLDSMQTRKELYEHLNYHDYENKLDKLFSEGK from the coding sequence ATGAGCTTATCTCCGGGGGCGAAGTTCAGACTCGCCGTAGAGCAAAATAATCCATTACAGATCGTTGGTACGATTAATCCGTACGCGGCAATGATGGCGAAAAATGTCGGTCATCAAGCTATTTACTTGTCAGGTGGGGGGATAGCCAATGCCTCATACGGTTTGCCTGATTTAGGAATTACGACCTTAAACGATGTGTTAGCCGACGTTGATCGTATTACGAACGCTTGTGATCTGCCATTGCTGGTGGATATTGATACTGGATTTGGCGGTGCTTTTAATATTGCTCGTACGATTAAGGCTATGGAAAAAGCCGGCGCAGCAGCGGTTCATATTGAAGATCAGGTCGCACAAAAACGTTGTGGTCATCGCCCAAACAAAGCGATTGTGAGTCAGCAAGAAATGGTCGATCGTATTAAAGCTGCGGTTGATGCTCGTCAGGATGAGAGTTTTGTCATTATGGCTCGCACCGATGCCTTGGCAGTTGAGGGGATGGATAGTGCTATTGAACGCGCCATTGCTTATGTGAAAGCTGGCGCTGACATGATTTTCCCTGAAGCGATGAATCAATTGGAGCAGTATCAACGATTTTCAGCGGCTTTAGAACAAGCAACAGGCAAGCACGTACCGATTCTTGCCAATATCACCGAATTTGGTCAGACACCATTGTATGGCTGTGAAGAGCTTTCTCAGTCTAATGTCGACATGGTGCTTTACCCATTGAGTGCTTTTCGAGCGATGAATAAAGCAGCAGAAAATGTTTACAAGCATTTATTAGAAGTCGGCAATCAAGAAGCGCTACTTGATTCGATGCAAACACGTAAAGAGTTATACGAGCATCTCAATTATCACGATTACGAGAATAAGCTAGACAAGTTGTTCTCGGAGGGGAAATAG
- the prpC gene encoding bifunctional 2-methylcitrate synthase/citrate synthase, which yields MPHSVEKKAEIGGAGLRGQSAGSTALCTVGKTGTGLTYRGYDITDLANHAQFEEVAHLLLRGHLPNQQELDAYKTHLLSLRGLPAELKQALELIPADAHPMDVMRTGCSMLGNLEQEMDFEQQLHATERMLALFPAIICYWYRFSHDGVRIKTHDNSEDSIGGYFLKLLTDKAPSETHKKVMHCSLILYAEHEFNASTFSARVCASTLSDLHSCITAAIGTLRGPLHGGANEAAMEMIQDWQTPDEAEANILKMLENKDKIMGFGHAIYRESDPRNALIKRWSEALSKEVGDTHLYAVSERVESVMKREKGLFCNADFFHASAYHFMDIPTKLFTPIFVMSRLTGWAAHVYEQRANNRIIRPSADYTGPDHQDWVPIEQR from the coding sequence ATGCCTCATTCTGTAGAAAAGAAAGCGGAAATAGGTGGTGCTGGTCTACGCGGCCAAAGCGCTGGAAGCACAGCTTTATGTACTGTCGGTAAAACGGGGACAGGTCTGACATATCGTGGATACGATATTACTGATCTTGCCAATCATGCGCAGTTTGAAGAAGTGGCGCACTTATTGTTACGCGGTCACTTGCCAAATCAGCAAGAACTCGACGCATACAAAACACATTTACTCAGTTTGCGAGGGCTTCCTGCGGAGCTTAAGCAAGCATTAGAACTCATTCCGGCGGATGCTCATCCAATGGATGTGATGCGAACAGGTTGTTCTATGTTGGGTAACTTAGAGCAAGAAATGGACTTTGAGCAACAGCTTCATGCTACTGAGCGAATGCTGGCGCTTTTTCCTGCCATTATTTGTTACTGGTATCGCTTTAGCCACGATGGTGTACGAATAAAAACTCACGATAACAGTGAAGACAGCATTGGCGGTTACTTCCTAAAACTGCTTACTGATAAAGCACCAAGCGAAACACACAAAAAAGTCATGCACTGTTCTTTGATTCTTTATGCAGAGCATGAGTTCAATGCATCGACATTTTCAGCGCGCGTGTGTGCTTCGACACTTTCTGATCTTCATTCTTGTATTACGGCTGCTATCGGCACGTTGCGTGGTCCACTGCATGGCGGTGCAAACGAAGCGGCGATGGAGATGATTCAAGATTGGCAAACGCCAGATGAAGCGGAAGCCAACATTCTTAAGATGCTTGAAAATAAAGATAAAATCATGGGCTTTGGTCATGCGATTTATCGTGAAAGCGATCCGAGAAATGCGCTGATCAAACGTTGGTCAGAAGCGCTATCTAAAGAAGTTGGAGACACACACCTGTATGCGGTTTCTGAACGTGTTGAATCGGTCATGAAACGCGAAAAAGGCTTGTTCTGCAATGCCGACTTTTTCCACGCGTCGGCTTATCACTTTATGGATATTCCAACTAAGTTGTTTACGCCGATCTTCGTTATGAGTCGATTGACGGGTTGGGCAGCTCACGTTTATGAGCAACGTGCGAATAACCGTATTATTCGCCCAAGTGCGGATTATACCGGCCCTGATCATCAAGATTGGGTACCAATCGAACAACGCTAG